Below is a genomic region from Mus caroli chromosome 13, CAROLI_EIJ_v1.1, whole genome shotgun sequence.
tataTTCACAGTTTGCAGTTTCCTTTACAGTCAAAGCctgctttttctgtcttcttttttttttttttcttctcccatggGCACCGGTTTTCCCACTACGTAGTGGTCCCAGCATCTGCAGAGGCAGAGCTTAGAGTGCAGGATTCTGGATAAAGAATACTGAGACAAGTGAAGTCTTTATCTGCTCCTTAGTCGTCCTCTGCACACGTCATCCCACGTGACCTTACGCCATCTTTCTTCCTGGCGGTGGCGTCCCATTCCACTGCGCAGACGCGGAAGCTTCGATAGCTGGCGCCCGAAGTTGATTAAGGACTTCTCCGCCGGTGGCACCCCTTCCCAGGTGTGGGTCCCAGGTTTCATGGGGGCAGGCAGAGGTGGTGCCAGAGCTGCTGGCCGGGAGTGCGGGCGGGGTTCCTGGCCGGCCTGAGCCTCCGGAATCTGCCGCTTTTCGGGAGTGCGCAGGCCTGGGCACATGGAGACGCGGAGCCCAGAGTGCAACCCTGGCAAATGTGCTCTGACCtctgatgccaagtaaccttgataGGGGAGGGCCTAAGGACTGGCAGACGTGCAGCACAGGATGACCACGCTTCTCTCCCCCCAGGTCTGGGCTCGGCATGGCCGCCCTGCTTGCACGGAGTGTGGTGGCTTCGGTGGTGGACCCGTTCCTGCGCCTGAGTCGCCTCGCGGTGAAGCCCCGAGCCTTCTCCTCGTTCCTGCTGGGGACGTTGCCAAGCGCCAAATCCTGCGCAGAGGTGCGCTCAGTTCTCTGTGGCCGTCCCTTGCCGACTCTGCTCCCCTCGCTGGGCTTCAAAACCAAGGGTGTCATCAAGAAGCGCTGTAAAGACTGCTACAAGGTGAAGAGGCGTGGGCGCTGGTTTATCCTCTGTAAGACCAGCCCCAAGCATAAACAGCGACAAATGTAGCCCTTGTCTTCAAGCAGTGTCCATGGAAAATTCATTTCACCTTATCAGAGAAAAATAAACGTTAAGCATTCTGTAAGATCCATGGGCCTTAGGGCTTTGTTGAGCCCCTTTTCCCCCACATCGTAGCCCAATTCCTTCACATCTAATCAGACCAGAGCTGCCGATGGAGAAGGATCCTTACAGTAGCTGTGTATGAAGCAGGAATACAGAGCCAGCTTTATCTCTTGAGACAAAGTCTGGCTCGGTAACCCTGGTTGACCTGAAACTTGGAGAgaaactcctgcctctgcctctctgccattTGTTACCATATGCAGCAGATTGTAAGTGCTTTAAGAGGCTGCCTGAGCCAAAAGGCTCTTGTGGGGTGTGCAACGATCCCAATTTAAGAATAAACGATGTTCTTGTGTAGCAACTATCCCAGTCTTTACTCAAGGAAAACCTTGTTTACATAGAAATGTCTTTTGGAtaccaattaaaaatatttgtcctGACTGTTCTTACACTGTGGAGTAGTAGTGTTCTTTATTCCCACCAAACTAATGCTTTTAGAAGGAGGTTAGTACATTTTCAGTCCAAAGAAGGTAACAGAGCATGCTGGCTTCTGCAGGGAGTGCTAGGACACCTGCAATTTTTCAAATCTTGAGGTTGTCACTATTAAAAATCGggcctgagggctggagagatggctcaacagttaagagcacactgactgctcttccaaaggccctgagttcaaatcccagcaaccacttggtggctcacaaccctccgtaatgagatctgataccctcttctggggtttctgaagacagctacagtgtgcttacatataataaatctttaaaaagcggGCCTGGAGTTCATGTTCCTCCTGGTCTTTGGCACTATGCCTTTTTGTGGTTCTAAGTCCCATTAATCTGTTGAACTTGAGGTTTACCTGGTGTCTACCAACTGATTCCAGACTAGCATGTTTTGTGGCCCAGTGACTGATGTCGAGTGCTGTGAACCTGCTGTCCCCTATAAGGAATTATACCTGGTAGCTGCTGGTACCCGCTATCGTTTTCTTGGAGTACTGTGAATTCAGAGATAGTTTCAATAGGTAGTTACAGGAGATAATCATTGCCTTTTCCTGGGCTCTTAAAATAGCTGCTGAGAAGTGCTCACAGCACTAGGTCTGATAGTTGCTAAGCAAGAAGGTTTAAGCAGAAATCCTCCAGACAAGGCTTTGAAAAGAGAGGTCCTGgcaataatgttatttttaagggagacagagaaaccaTGTGCTTTGATCTGTTGCCTTTTGAAGGGTTTGTACAAGCTTATCTGTGAACCTGAAGCCTGGAAGAGAGTCTGAGGACACAGGGAGAACAAATGGCACCTTAATAGGACCTAGCACAAACGATAGCGGGAAGCAAGTTCTCTGGTTCATCATTCACACCACGCATGTCACATGCGGATGGTGTACAGTCCTGAACTCTGCAGTAAGTTTCTGATGGGCCCAGGAGGTGAGGAGCAGGAACTCAGCCAGCAGAAGACCCTGGGCCAGGGTGACTGGACCAGCCTGGCTGTAAGCACCCTTCCATGGTGGTCACTTTAGTTCTGCCTCTTGGACTTGGGAGGCGATAATGTGTAACAGGACCGCTAAGAAGTGAATCCCAACCCCACCATTTTCAGCTGTGTGGCATTCTGCTCTGGGTGCCTCCAGTCCCTGGCTGTAAGATGGAAAGTTATAAGTTTCAAAACTATTATGTTAGAGTCAGAAGAATGTGGCACGCAGCAGATCCTTGGTGTGTGCCTGTCACTGTATTAGTGATACAGGACAATTGGTTTCAGGCCCCAGGACAAGGGACcaaggtgcatattttacatatcaaagcagacctagcctccaggttctcccagcatccctcagtccctacctgtcaTACCCTGCCCCCTAACCCTGAAccctccagcccaggggctgggctgctcttcccccaggggctcctccctatataatccaaacaTTTTGGTCTTACTTCTCTTCTTactcctccttttttctctctttctgtctctgtctgtctctgtctccccctcccccactttccccATGGTGGCCTTCCCGACCTTAGCCCTTGCTGCTAGTGAACTCATccacctgagagcagcttcccagtaaacctgccttgaatataatctaatctggtttgaactggctcatttcactgaAGGTGGAGAAATAAACAATCACAGGGCATTTGTCATCCTTTTATTTCCAGAATTCTCCAGTAGAAATCATTTCCAGTAGAAATAAGTAAACCTTTGAATAGCCTAACTCATTAACCCTAGTGTCTAGCTACAGGCAGGGCCAGGGTGGGGGTATGATTTCTGTCTGTATGAAAACACTTGTGGCTATTTGAAAGAAGTGGAAGAAGCTAGGCTCACCTCTTGGGCAACTCTCAT
It encodes:
- the Mrpl36 gene encoding 39S ribosomal protein L36, mitochondrial, with product MAALLARSVVASVVDPFLRLSRLAVKPRAFSSFLLGTLPSAKSCAEVRSVLCGRPLPTLLPSLGFKTKGVIKKRCKDCYKVKRRGRWFILCKTSPKHKQRQM